A stretch of the Streptococcus oralis genome encodes the following:
- the cpsC gene encoding capsular polysaccharide biosynthesis protein CpsC translates to MKEQNMMEIDVFHLLKILWKRKFLIALVAFVTGTVAFAYSSFIVKPEFTSTTRIYVVNRNQGDKPGLTNQDLQAGSYLVKDYREIILSQDVLEKVATDLKLELPPKGLASKIKVTVPIDTRIVSISVTDRVPEEASRIANSLREVAAQKIISVTRVSDVTTLEEARPATSPSSPNIRRNTLVGFLAGAVVMVVTVLLVELLDTRVKRPEDIEDVMQIALLGVVPNLDKLK, encoded by the coding sequence ATGAAAGAACAAAATATGATGGAAATCGACGTATTTCACTTGCTTAAAATCCTTTGGAAACGAAAATTTTTAATTGCTTTGGTGGCATTCGTGACAGGGACAGTAGCATTTGCCTACAGTAGTTTTATTGTGAAGCCGGAGTTTACGAGTACGACCCGAATTTATGTGGTCAATCGTAATCAGGGAGATAAGCCTGGCTTGACTAACCAAGACTTGCAAGCAGGATCTTACTTGGTAAAAGACTATCGTGAAATCATTCTCTCGCAAGACGTTTTAGAGAAGGTTGCGACTGATTTGAAACTAGAACTCCCTCCAAAAGGTCTTGCTAGTAAAATTAAAGTGACAGTTCCTATTGATACACGTATTGTCTCTATCTCTGTTACTGATCGCGTACCGGAAGAAGCAAGTCGGATTGCCAACTCTTTGAGAGAGGTTGCTGCTCAAAAGATTATCAGCGTCACTCGCGTTTCGGATGTGACAACGCTGGAAGAAGCACGCCCTGCAACATCGCCATCTTCACCAAATATTCGTCGCAATACCCTGGTTGGATTCCTTGCGGGAGCGGTTGTAATGGTTGTCACAGTTCTCCTAGTTGAGCTCTTGGATACACGAGTTAAACGCCCAGAAGATATTGAGGACGTGATGCAAATTGCACTATTGGGAGTAGTTCCAAACTTGGATAAATTGAAATAG
- a CDS encoding sugar transferase, with amino-acid sequence MEEKGLKISLAVFQSFLVIILAYLLSFVKETEIVYTSMVILYILHYLVFYISDYGQDFFKRGYLAEFIKIAKYIIFFALAISISNFFLKERFSISRRGMIYFLTMHSVLLYLLNLCIKRYWKLLLPNFKGRKKVFLITATSRVERVIDKLLESSDFLWELEAVSVLDQPNFQHEHLKVVPVEDVLNFATHEVVDEVFINLPSEEYNIEDYISLFETMGIDVTVNLNAFNDYLGSDKKIREMAGLNVVTFSTKFYKPSHVVAKRIVDICGAIVGLILFAVVGLVLVPLIRRDGGSAIFSQTRIGKNGRRFTFYKFRSMRVDAEEIKQQLMNQNTMQGGMFKMDNDPRVTPIGRFIRKTSLDELPQFWNVLIGDMSLVGTRPPTIDEYEKYTPEQKRRLSFKPGITGLWQVSGRSEIKNFDEVVKLDVAYIDDWTIWKDIEILLKTVKVVFMREGAK; translated from the coding sequence ATGGAAGAAAAGGGATTGAAGATTTCTTTGGCAGTATTCCAGAGTTTTCTTGTCATTATTTTAGCTTATTTACTCAGTTTTGTTAAAGAAACAGAGATTGTATACACTTCAATGGTTATCCTATACATTCTCCATTATCTTGTCTTTTATATTAGTGATTATGGACAAGATTTTTTCAAAAGAGGGTACTTGGCTGAGTTTATCAAAATAGCGAAGTATATTATTTTCTTTGCATTGGCAATAAGTATTTCTAATTTTTTCTTGAAGGAACGCTTTAGTATTTCAAGACGAGGAATGATCTACTTTTTAACAATGCATTCCGTGTTACTATATCTATTGAATCTATGTATTAAACGCTATTGGAAACTTCTATTACCAAATTTTAAAGGGAGAAAAAAAGTTTTCTTGATTACGGCTACGTCTAGAGTAGAGAGGGTAATAGACAAACTGTTAGAATCAAGTGATTTTTTATGGGAATTAGAAGCTGTTAGTGTTCTAGATCAGCCTAATTTTCAACATGAGCACTTAAAAGTAGTACCAGTTGAAGATGTTTTAAATTTTGCAACTCATGAAGTTGTTGATGAGGTTTTTATCAATCTGCCTAGTGAGGAGTATAATATTGAAGATTATATCTCTCTTTTTGAAACAATGGGAATAGATGTGACAGTTAACCTAAATGCTTTTAACGACTATTTGGGTAGTGATAAAAAAATTCGTGAAATGGCAGGTTTGAATGTTGTAACCTTTTCAACAAAATTTTACAAGCCTAGTCATGTAGTTGCCAAACGAATTGTAGATATTTGCGGAGCTATTGTTGGACTTATTCTGTTTGCTGTAGTTGGTTTAGTATTGGTACCACTGATTCGAAGAGATGGTGGGTCGGCCATTTTTTCTCAAACGCGTATTGGAAAAAATGGTCGTCGCTTTACTTTTTATAAGTTTCGTTCTATGCGTGTAGATGCGGAAGAGATTAAACAACAGCTGATGAATCAGAATACGATGCAGGGCGGGATGTTCAAAATGGATAATGACCCACGTGTTACACCAATTGGACGGTTCATTCGTAAGACAAGTTTGGATGAGTTGCCACAGTTTTGGAATGTACTAATTGGGGATATGAGTTTAGTAGGGACTCGTCCTCCAACTATTGATGAGTATGAAAAGTATACGCCAGAACAGAAACGTCGTCTCAGTTTTAAGCCTGGGATTACAGGTTTATGGCAGGTTAGTGGACGAAGTGAAATCAAAAATTTCGATGAAGTTGTCAAATTAGATGTAGCTTACATTGATGACTGGACAATCTGGAAAGATATTGAAATATTGTTAAAGACCGTTAAAGTGGTCTTTATGAGGGAAGGGGCGAAGTAA
- a CDS encoding tyrosine-protein kinase, which translates to MPTLEIAHKKLDQARKAEEYYNALRTNIQLSGNNLKVISITSVKPGEGKSTTSTNIAWAFARAGYKTLLIDADIRNSVMSGVFKSREKITGLTEYLSGTTDLSQGLCETNVENLFVIQAGSVSPNPTALLQSENFATMIDTLHKYFDYIIVDTAPIGVVIDAAIITQKCDASVLVTAAGETNRRDVQKAKEQLEQTSKPFLGVVLNKFNTSVEKYGSYGAYGNYGNYGKK; encoded by the coding sequence ATGCCAACGTTAGAGATTGCACATAAAAAACTGGATCAGGCAAGAAAAGCAGAAGAGTACTACAATGCCCTTCGCACCAATATTCAATTGAGTGGGAATAACTTGAAAGTGATTTCCATTACCTCTGTCAAACCAGGAGAAGGAAAATCAACAACTTCTACCAATATTGCTTGGGCTTTCGCGCGTGCGGGATATAAGACACTGTTAATCGATGCGGATATTCGTAATTCTGTCATGTCGGGTGTTTTTAAATCACGTGAAAAGATTACAGGGTTAACAGAATATTTATCAGGGACAACAGACTTATCGCAAGGTTTATGCGAAACAAATGTTGAAAATTTATTTGTTATCCAGGCAGGTTCTGTATCCCCAAACCCTACAGCTCTGCTACAAAGTGAAAATTTTGCAACTATGATTGATACTCTGCATAAATATTTTGATTATATCATTGTTGATACCGCACCAATAGGAGTTGTTATTGATGCTGCAATCATCACTCAGAAATGTGATGCTTCTGTTTTGGTGACTGCGGCTGGTGAAACAAATCGTCGCGATGTCCAAAAAGCTAAAGAACAACTCGAACAAACAAGCAAACCATTTCTAGGAGTAGTTCTAAATAAATTTAATACTTCAGTCGAGAAATATGGCTCCTATGGAGCATATGGAAACTATGGGAATTATGGCAAAAAATAA
- a CDS encoding peptide ABC transporter substrate-binding protein: protein MIKMKKRLIGTGLVLATGILLSACGQSNTDTSTYSSTFSANPTTFNYLLDYYADNTAVITNLVDGLLENDSYGNLVPALAEDWSVSADGLTYTYKLRKDAKWYTADGEEYASVKAQDFVTGIKYAADNKGQAMDLIQNSIKGLNDYVTGVTNDFSTVGVKALDDYTVEYTLTRPEPYWNSKTTNSILFPVNEEFLKSKDKDFGTLTPDSILYNGPYLLKDFTSKSSIEYVKNPHYYDHDKVTIEKVKLAYFDGSDQEMTIRNFESGAYSIAGVYPNSSNYAKTKEKYQDNIVYSLQDKTSWYFNFNVNRKTYNHTAKTTDEQKKSAQTAILNKNFRQAINFGIDRTAYSAQSNGEEAASKTLRNTLVPPTFVQVGDKTFGEVTASKLVNYGTEWSGINLADAQDAYFNREKAQAKFAEAKKELEAQGVTFPIHLDVPVDQTNKNAVSGMNSVKQTLETVLGSDNIVIDVQQLSTDDFGNVAFLAPNPAARDYDLNFDGWVGDYQDPSTYLDPFNAETGFYLKIFGLDAKEDQELIKSLGLDTYTQLLKEADAENKDVAKRYEKYAEAQAWMIDNSLVMSAMSNGGTASVTKVTPFTRAYSLVGIKGDGNNYKYMKLQKDPVTKKQFDEAKAKWEAESKKAIEKSQKEFENHVK from the coding sequence ATGATCAAAATGAAAAAAAGACTGATTGGGACAGGTCTTGTCTTAGCGACAGGGATTTTGCTCTCTGCATGTGGACAGTCCAATACAGATACTAGCACTTATTCATCAACATTTAGTGCGAATCCAACAACTTTTAACTATCTCCTAGATTATTATGCAGATAACACTGCCGTTATTACCAATCTTGTAGATGGTTTGCTAGAAAATGACAGCTACGGGAACCTCGTGCCTGCTCTTGCAGAGGATTGGTCAGTTTCAGCAGATGGTTTGACCTATACCTACAAGCTTAGAAAAGATGCCAAGTGGTATACAGCTGATGGTGAGGAATATGCTTCAGTCAAAGCTCAGGATTTTGTCACTGGGATCAAATATGCTGCGGACAACAAGGGGCAAGCCATGGATCTGATTCAAAATTCAATCAAGGGATTGAATGACTATGTGACGGGTGTGACCAATGACTTTTCAACTGTTGGTGTCAAAGCCTTGGATGACTATACGGTTGAGTACACTTTGACACGACCAGAACCTTATTGGAACTCTAAGACAACCAATAGTATTCTTTTCCCAGTCAACGAAGAGTTTTTGAAATCAAAAGATAAAGACTTTGGTACCTTGACACCAGACAGCATCCTTTATAACGGTCCATATCTGTTAAAAGATTTCACATCAAAATCTTCGATCGAATATGTGAAGAATCCACACTATTATGACCATGATAAAGTAACCATTGAAAAAGTTAAGTTAGCCTACTTTGATGGGTCAGATCAGGAGATGACCATTCGAAACTTTGAAAGTGGTGCTTACTCGATTGCAGGAGTCTATCCAAATAGTTCGAATTATGCTAAGACAAAAGAAAAATACCAAGACAATATCGTCTATAGCTTACAAGACAAGACATCTTGGTACTTTAACTTTAACGTCAACCGCAAAACCTATAATCATACCGCTAAAACAACGGACGAACAAAAGAAATCAGCTCAAACAGCTATCTTAAATAAAAATTTCCGTCAGGCTATCAACTTTGGAATTGATCGAACAGCCTACTCTGCTCAATCTAACGGTGAAGAAGCAGCTAGCAAAACCCTTCGTAATACTCTGGTTCCCCCAACATTTGTCCAGGTGGGAGATAAGACCTTTGGAGAAGTAACAGCTTCTAAGCTTGTGAACTACGGAACTGAGTGGTCAGGTATCAATTTGGCAGACGCTCAAGATGCATACTTCAACAGGGAAAAGGCCCAAGCAAAATTTGCGGAAGCTAAAAAGGAATTGGAAGCCCAAGGCGTGACTTTCCCAATCCATTTGGATGTCCCTGTTGATCAGACAAATAAAAATGCGGTCTCTGGTATGAATTCGGTTAAACAAACCCTTGAAACAGTACTAGGTTCTGACAATATCGTCATTGATGTTCAACAGCTTTCTACAGATGACTTTGGAAATGTTGCCTTCCTAGCACCAAATCCAGCAGCTCGTGACTACGACCTAAACTTTGATGGTTGGGTTGGTGATTACCAGGATCCATCAACTTACCTAGATCCCTTCAATGCTGAAACTGGCTTCTATCTCAAGATTTTTGGTCTTGATGCCAAGGAAGACCAAGAGCTCATTAAGAGTTTGGGGCTCGATACCTATACACAACTCCTGAAAGAAGCAGATGCTGAGAACAAAGATGTTGCTAAGCGTTATGAAAAATACGCTGAAGCTCAAGCTTGGATGATTGACAATTCTCTAGTCATGTCTGCTATGTCAAATGGTGGTACAGCCTCTGTAACCAAAGTAACTCCGTTTACACGTGCCTACTCCCTAGTAGGTATCAAGGGTGACGGAAATAATTATAAGTACATGAAATTACAAAAAGACCCTGTTACCAAGAAACAATTTGACGAAGCCAAGGCTAAGTGGGAAGCAGAAAGTAAAAAAGCTATCGAAAAGAGCCAAAAAGAGTTTGAAAACCACGTAAAATAA
- a CDS encoding peptide ABC transporter substrate-binding protein, whose translation MKSKKWLLGAGAVLSAALLLTACGQSEKKADAPKTFSYVYAMDPSSLDYSVTSKSSTSDVIANVVDGLLENDKYGNLIPSLAEDWSVSKDGLTYTYKLRKGVKWYTSDGEEYAEVKAKDFVTGLKHAADGKSDGLSLIQDSIKGLAEYVSGESNDFSAVGVKAVDDYTVEYTLNKPESFWNSKVTTATMLPVNEEFLNSKGSDYGAPTPSGILYNGPYFLKSLTSKSVIEYEKNPNYWDKDNVKIDNIKLTFYDGSDQESLIRSFTQGAYTTARLFPTSSNFESTKQEYGDKIVYSPQEATSYYLTVNVNRQSYNKTAKTDEAQKTSTKEALLNKNFRQALNFALDRHSYTAQLNGEEGANKIIRNSLVPHDYVQVGEKTFGELAQAELVSYGDQWKDVALTDGKDTIYSPEKAKAAFAKAKEELQGKGVTFPIHLDIPVEQTDVIAVQQTNSLKQSIESSLGTENVIVDVLQMTDNEKISITSQAKVPSQKDYDLNGTGWGPDYQDPATYLNILDAKKGSALKHLGITRGKDPEVMAQVGLDEYKKLLDDAAAETSDLNKRYEKYAKAQAWVSDSSLLIPVASSGGSPTVSRTVPFTKAYSQVGIKGDPFVFKGLELQNDVVTAKEYEEAFKKWQQEKIETNAKYQKELEKHVK comes from the coding sequence ATGAAATCGAAAAAGTGGCTCTTAGGAGCAGGTGCTGTTTTGAGTGCAGCCCTACTGTTAACTGCTTGTGGGCAAAGTGAAAAGAAAGCGGATGCTCCCAAAACATTCTCTTATGTCTACGCTATGGATCCATCTTCTTTGGACTATAGTGTGACGAGCAAGAGCTCAACCTCTGACGTTATAGCAAACGTTGTTGATGGTCTTTTGGAAAATGATAAGTATGGGAACTTAATTCCATCACTTGCAGAAGACTGGTCTGTTTCAAAGGATGGTTTGACTTACACCTACAAACTTCGTAAGGGTGTAAAATGGTATACTTCTGATGGAGAAGAATACGCTGAAGTTAAAGCTAAAGACTTTGTTACTGGGCTTAAACATGCTGCTGACGGAAAATCAGATGGTCTTTCTTTGATTCAAGATTCTATCAAAGGTTTGGCAGAGTATGTTAGTGGTGAGAGCAATGATTTCTCTGCCGTAGGAGTTAAGGCTGTTGATGATTACACGGTAGAATACACGCTCAACAAACCAGAAAGTTTCTGGAACTCTAAGGTCACAACTGCAACCATGCTCCCAGTTAATGAAGAATTTTTGAATTCTAAAGGGAGCGACTACGGTGCACCAACCCCATCAGGTATCCTATATAATGGTCCTTATTTCTTGAAATCATTGACTTCAAAATCAGTCATTGAATATGAAAAGAATCCAAACTACTGGGATAAGGACAATGTCAAGATTGACAATATTAAACTAACTTTCTACGATGGATCAGACCAAGAATCTTTGATTCGTAGCTTTACACAAGGAGCTTATACAACAGCCCGTCTCTTCCCAACAAGCTCAAACTTTGAGTCAACTAAACAAGAGTACGGCGATAAGATTGTCTACAGTCCACAAGAAGCGACTAGCTACTACCTCACTGTTAATGTAAACCGCCAATCTTACAATAAAACAGCCAAAACAGACGAAGCTCAAAAAACATCAACGAAAGAAGCTCTTCTCAACAAGAACTTCCGTCAGGCGCTGAACTTTGCCCTTGACCGTCATTCTTATACTGCTCAGTTGAATGGTGAAGAAGGTGCGAACAAGATTATCCGTAACAGCCTAGTGCCACATGACTACGTTCAAGTTGGTGAAAAAACCTTTGGAGAGTTGGCGCAGGCAGAGCTTGTTTCATATGGAGACCAGTGGAAAGATGTAGCCCTTACAGATGGAAAGGATACGATTTACAGTCCTGAAAAAGCTAAGGCTGCCTTTGCTAAAGCCAAGGAAGAATTGCAGGGCAAGGGAGTTACCTTCCCAATCCATTTGGATATCCCGGTTGAACAAACAGATGTAATCGCAGTTCAACAAACCAACTCACTCAAGCAGTCAATCGAATCATCGCTTGGTACTGAAAATGTCATTGTCGATGTCCTTCAAATGACAGATAATGAAAAAATTAGCATTACGTCTCAAGCCAAGGTGCCATCTCAAAAAGACTATGACTTGAACGGAACTGGTTGGGGACCAGACTATCAAGACCCAGCTACCTACTTAAACATTCTTGATGCTAAGAAGGGTTCTGCCCTTAAACACTTGGGTATCACTCGTGGAAAAGATCCAGAAGTGATGGCTCAAGTCGGTCTAGACGAATACAAGAAACTCTTGGATGATGCCGCAGCTGAAACAAGCGACCTCAATAAGCGTTACGAAAAATATGCCAAAGCTCAAGCTTGGGTGTCAGACAGCTCGCTCTTAATCCCAGTTGCTTCTTCAGGTGGTTCTCCAACTGTTAGCCGTACTGTACCATTCACAAAAGCATACTCTCAAGTCGGAATCAAGGGCGACCCATTTGTGTTCAAAGGTTTGGAGTTGCAAAATGATGTTGTGACTGCAAAAGAATACGAAGAAGCCTTCAAGAAATGGCAACAAGAAAAAATCGAGACAAATGCCAAATACCAAAAAGAACTTGAAAAACACGTCAAGTAA
- a CDS encoding LCP family protein, with protein MSRRSKRARLGNAKRNINIFLLAIYFLLSGFLLFLIFKHNILAFRYLNILATILILISIVIATLLIVYKKAEKFTVFFLTLAVLVSSVSLFALHQFVGLTNHINATSNYSEYSMSVVVLKDSEINNVTQLDSVTGPTETDNDNIQKLVADIKTTQSKDLTVEQSTSYLAAYKSLLSGETKAIVLNSVFENIIEAEYPDYASKIKKIYTKKLTKDVAAPKVSKNQTFNIYVSGIDTYGPISSVSRSDVNILMTVNRDTKKILLTTTPRDSYVPIADGGNNQKDKLTHAGIYGVDSSIHTLENLYGVDINYYVRLNFTSFLKLIDLLGGVDVYNDQDFTSLHGKYHFPVGNVHLDSEQALGFVRERYSLADGDRDRGRNQQKVIVAIIQKLTSTEALKNYDNIIKGLQDSLQTNMPLETMMDLVNTQLDSGGKYKVNSQDLKGTGRTDLPSYAMPDSNLYMMEIDDSSLAAAKAAINDVMEGK; from the coding sequence ATGAGTAGACGCTCAAAGAGAGCTCGTTTAGGGAATGCGAAGCGAAATATTAATATATTCTTATTAGCCATTTATTTTTTATTGAGTGGTTTTTTGTTGTTCTTGATTTTTAAACATAATATCCTGGCCTTTAGATATCTCAATATTCTGGCTACGATTTTAATTCTAATTTCTATTGTAATTGCAACCCTACTGATAGTTTATAAAAAAGCCGAGAAATTCACGGTTTTCTTTTTGACGCTTGCTGTACTAGTCAGTTCTGTCTCACTATTTGCACTTCATCAGTTTGTAGGGTTGACCAATCACATCAATGCGACATCAAACTATTCAGAGTATTCGATGAGTGTGGTCGTTTTAAAAGATAGTGAAATCAATAATGTGACCCAGTTGGATAGTGTAACAGGTCCGACTGAAACAGATAATGATAATATCCAAAAGTTGGTGGCGGATATTAAGACGACACAGAGTAAAGACTTGACAGTTGAACAGAGTACTTCTTATCTAGCAGCTTATAAGAGTCTGCTTTCTGGCGAAACGAAAGCAATTGTCTTAAATAGTGTTTTTGAAAACATCATCGAAGCAGAGTATCCAGATTATGCTTCGAAAATTAAGAAAATCTATACAAAAAAACTAACCAAGGATGTTGCGGCACCAAAGGTATCTAAAAATCAGACGTTTAATATTTATGTCAGTGGAATTGATACCTACGGACCGATTAGTTCAGTATCTCGTTCTGATGTGAATATTCTAATGACTGTGAATCGAGATACCAAGAAAATTCTTCTGACTACAACGCCTCGAGATTCCTATGTTCCGATTGCGGATGGAGGAAACAATCAAAAGGATAAATTGACCCACGCTGGAATCTATGGAGTGGACTCGTCAATTCATACTTTGGAAAACCTATACGGGGTTGATATCAATTACTATGTTCGTTTGAACTTCACTTCTTTCTTGAAATTGATTGACCTTTTAGGTGGCGTTGATGTCTATAATGATCAGGATTTCACTTCTTTGCATGGTAAGTACCATTTTCCTGTAGGAAATGTTCATCTAGATTCGGAACAAGCCCTTGGCTTTGTCCGCGAACGCTACTCTTTAGCAGATGGAGACCGTGACCGTGGTCGGAACCAGCAAAAGGTCATTGTTGCTATTATTCAGAAGTTGACGTCAACTGAGGCTTTAAAAAACTACGATAACATCATCAAAGGATTACAAGACTCTTTGCAAACCAATATGCCACTAGAAACCATGATGGATTTGGTCAATACCCAGCTGGATAGTGGTGGTAAGTATAAGGTTAATTCTCAAGACTTGAAAGGAACTGGTAGAACAGATCTTCCATCCTATGCTATGCCAGATAGTAACCTCTACATGATGGAAATTGACGATAGCAGTTTAGCTGCTGCTAAAGCTGCTATCAATGATGTGATGGAGGGCAAGTAG
- the cps4B gene encoding capsular polysaccharide biosynthesis protein Cps4B: MIDIHSHIVFDVDDGPKSIEESKKLLREAYSQGVRTIVSTSHRRKGMFETPEEKIATNFLKVREMAKEVADDLIIAYGAEIYYTPDVVEKLEKKLIPTLNDSRYALIEFSMNTAYRDMHKGLSDILMLGITPVIAHIERYDALENNEKRVRELIDMGCYTQVNSSHVLKPKLFGETYKFMKKRAQYFLERDLVHVIASDMHNLDHRPPHMEEAYDIIAKKYSEDKAKELFKDNPRKIIMDQLI; the protein is encoded by the coding sequence ATGATAGATATCCATTCGCACATCGTTTTTGATGTGGATGATGGTCCAAAGTCAATAGAGGAGAGTAAAAAACTACTTAGAGAGGCGTATAGTCAAGGAGTGAGAACAATTGTTTCCACTTCGCATAGACGAAAAGGGATGTTCGAAACTCCTGAAGAAAAAATCGCAACCAACTTTCTGAAGGTGCGAGAAATGGCTAAGGAAGTTGCGGATGACTTAATCATTGCCTATGGGGCAGAAATTTACTATACGCCGGATGTTGTTGAGAAGTTAGAAAAGAAATTAATCCCAACCCTTAACGATAGTCGCTATGCTTTAATTGAATTTAGTATGAATACAGCCTATCGAGATATGCATAAGGGATTGAGTGATATTCTAATGTTAGGCATTACACCCGTCATTGCCCACATTGAACGTTACGATGCTTTAGAAAACAATGAAAAGCGCGTGCGAGAACTGATTGATATGGGATGTTATACTCAGGTTAATAGTTCTCATGTTTTGAAGCCTAAACTCTTCGGAGAAACCTATAAATTCATGAAAAAGAGAGCCCAGTATTTCTTGGAACGAGATCTGGTTCACGTGATAGCAAGTGATATGCACAACTTGGATCACAGACCTCCTCATATGGAGGAAGCCTATGATATCATTGCCAAAAAATACAGTGAAGATAAGGCTAAGGAACTTTTTAAGGATAATCCCCGAAAAATAATAATGGATCAATTGATTTAG
- the cps2T gene encoding beta 1-4 rhamnosyltransferase Cps2T: protein MKQSVYIIGSKGIPAKYGGFETFVEKLTEYQKDSNIQYYVACMRENSAKSGITEDQFEHNGAICFNIDVPNIGPARAIAYDIAAINKAIELAKKNKDEAPIFYILACRIGPFISGLKKKIRAIGGSLLVNPDGHEWLRAKWSLPVRKYWKFSEQLMVKHADLLVCDSKNIEQYIQEDYKQYQPKTTYIAYGTDTAPSILKAEDAKVRNWYQEKGVSENGYYLVVGRFVPENNYEAMIREFIKSKSKKDFVLITNVEQNKFYDQLLQDTGFDKDPRVKFVGTVYDQELLKYIRENAFAYFHGHEVGGTNPSLLEALASTKLNLLLDVGFNREVGEDGAIYWKKDELTRVIEEVEGFDQAAITDLDFKSSQRILSAFTWEKIVSDYEEVFKG from the coding sequence ATGAAACAGTCAGTTTATATTATTGGTTCAAAGGGGATTCCTGCTAAGTATGGAGGATTTGAAACCTTTGTTGAAAAATTAACCGAATATCAAAAAGACAGCAACATACAATACTATGTTGCTTGTATGCGTGAAAATTCAGCCAAGTCTGGTATTACGGAAGATCAGTTTGAGCACAATGGAGCCATTTGCTTCAACATCGATGTACCCAATATCGGACCAGCTCGTGCTATTGCTTACGATATCGCAGCGATCAACAAGGCTATTGAATTGGCTAAGAAAAACAAGGACGAGGCTCCCATTTTTTATATTCTAGCTTGTCGCATCGGTCCTTTTATTTCTGGACTTAAGAAAAAAATTCGTGCCATTGGTGGCTCTTTGCTAGTAAATCCAGATGGCCATGAATGGCTGCGAGCAAAGTGGAGCCTGCCAGTTCGTAAGTATTGGAAATTTTCAGAGCAGCTCATGGTCAAACATGCAGATTTACTGGTCTGTGACAGCAAAAATATCGAACAATATATCCAAGAGGATTATAAGCAGTACCAACCAAAGACCACTTATATTGCCTATGGGACAGATACAGCTCCTTCAATCCTGAAAGCAGAAGATGCCAAAGTTCGGAATTGGTATCAGGAAAAAGGAGTTAGCGAAAATGGCTATTATCTAGTAGTGGGACGATTTGTTCCTGAAAATAACTACGAAGCCATGATTCGTGAATTTATCAAGTCCAAGTCCAAAAAGGACTTTGTTCTCATCACAAATGTGGAGCAGAATAAATTTTACGATCAGTTGTTACAAGATACTGGTTTTGATAAAGATCCTAGGGTCAAATTTGTCGGGACTGTCTATGACCAAGAGTTGCTCAAGTACATTCGCGAAAATGCCTTTGCCTATTTCCATGGGCATGAGGTTGGAGGGACCAACCCTTCTCTACTGGAAGCCCTAGCATCCACAAAACTAAATTTGTTGCTAGATGTTGGCTTTAACCGTGAGGTTGGTGAAGACGGGGCCATTTATTGGAAAAAAGATGAGTTGACTCGTGTCATTGAGGAAGTAGAAGGATTTGATCAGGCAGCAATAACTGACTTGGATTTCAAGTCAAGTCAAAGAATCCTCTCAGCTTTCACATGGGAAAAGATTGTGTCAGATTATGAAGAAGTGTTTAAAGGATAG